The Sulfurihydrogenibium azorense Az-Fu1 genome contains the following window.
TAAAGTTGAAAGTTTATTTCCTATCTCTGATTGAAACAGTCCTGTGTTGTAAGCTCTTACTTTATAACTTCCAATTTGTATATATAAGTCTTTTGATTTTTCTACAAAACTATCTATGAGGTAGGTAGTATACTGATTTATTATCTTACCTTTTTCTATAATCTCGTTTATATCTTTATCAAGAAGCTGCCTTAACTCTTGAGGTTTATTTGTATATAAAAATAGATAATCGTTAACGTACTTTGTTATATCGCCAAACTCCCATTTCCAGATGTCTTTATCTTCAACATACTTAACGATATCTGGGGGATTACTGCCAAACAGATACTGCCATGTTAAAGATGCACCTGATTTATCGTTATCAAATACTAATTTAAAGTTGCTATACTTTTTAGTAAACTCTTCTAACATATCCTTTACACTTATATGGTGGTCTATGTTTATAACTTCTTTTGCTTTACTTGCCAGCTTTTCAAAAAATGGTTGTTTAATTGAAAAATCCACAATGTAAACCGTTGTATCTTTATCTACCTCATCTAATATAGGTTGAAATTCTTCTTCTCTATAGTTATGGTCTAAGGGAAATAACTTACAATCAGGATACTTTAAAAGCA
Protein-coding sequences here:
- a CDS encoding DHH family phosphoesterase, with translation MKTVCIYHKNCTDGTTAAAILLLKYPDCKLFPLDHNYREEEFQPILDEVDKDTTVYIVDFSIKQPFFEKLASKAKEVINIDHHISVKDMLEEFTKKYSNFKLVFDNDKSGASLTWQYLFGSNPPDIVKYVEDKDIWKWEFGDITKYVNDYLFLYTNKPQELRQLLDKDINEIIEKGKIINQYTTYLIDSFVEKSKDLYIQIGSYKVRAYNTGLFQSEIGNKLSTLHNEAVCLFSINGDYVKLSFRSLDHHNPSALDLAKMLNGGGHRNAAGASMNLKEFCNILLI